One segment of Streptomyces sp. NBC_01463 DNA contains the following:
- a CDS encoding TetR/AcrR family transcriptional regulator yields MVMSAEKPGSGTSADAAATGGGAAGRAAPDAPTSLRERKKQLTYQAVSEAAISLFLERGFDKVSVAEIAAAADISKPTLFRYFPAKEDLALHRFADHEDESARVVAGRADGESPLDALRRHYLDGLERRDPVTGLCDVPQVLAFHRLLYGTPSLVARLHAYQSRSEAALARALGDRVTDRLAAGQIIAVLRILAMENWRRISEGRSADQVYGAAVEEAERGFAQLRSGLGERR; encoded by the coding sequence ATGGTCATGAGCGCAGAGAAGCCCGGGTCAGGGACATCGGCGGATGCGGCGGCGACGGGCGGGGGAGCGGCCGGGCGGGCCGCGCCGGATGCGCCGACGAGTCTGCGGGAGCGGAAGAAGCAGCTGACGTACCAGGCGGTGTCCGAGGCCGCGATCTCCCTGTTCCTGGAACGCGGCTTCGACAAGGTCTCGGTGGCGGAGATCGCGGCCGCCGCGGATATCTCCAAGCCGACGCTGTTCCGGTACTTCCCGGCCAAGGAGGACCTGGCGCTGCACCGGTTCGCCGACCACGAGGACGAGTCCGCCCGGGTCGTCGCCGGCCGCGCCGACGGCGAATCCCCGCTGGACGCGCTGCGCCGCCACTACCTGGACGGCCTGGAGCGGCGCGACCCGGTCACGGGGCTGTGCGACGTCCCGCAGGTGCTGGCGTTCCACCGGCTGCTGTACGGGACACCGTCCCTGGTGGCCCGGCTCCACGCGTACCAGAGCCGCTCCGAGGCCGCGCTCGCCCGCGCGCTCGGTGACCGGGTGACGGACCGGCTGGCCGCGGGCCAGATCATCGCGGTCCTGCGCATCCTGGCCATGGAGAACTGGCGGCGGATCAGCGAGGGCCGCAGCGCGGACCAGGTGTACGGGGCGGCGGTCGAGGAGGCGGAACGGGGCTTCGCGCAGCTGCGGTCGGGGCTGGGGGAGCGGCGGTAG
- a CDS encoding aminoglycoside phosphotransferase family protein, translated as MTQDHLSGDLALPAGRVDAQVSAARRRAAALVSDERLLVGPLKGYHHETYAFPLPDADGSGRQTWWKCRDPRAGLFWFDLRAFASEKELVRALQGSITRIPVVIEREGVSLYTFVEGRTLGEACPPGQPLSGRHAGQLGALFGELVSVRPESVVASAGRAAGLRPAGRQNDSAAFLARLIDFTDAHIYQRHLPRYHPLFRDLGIPGGALDGLRAAAGDLVSRPFALLHGDLHRENFIVDARDDLWTIDWELAMIGDPLYDLATHLHLMHYPPGQRARITGIWRRAVENARPGSSDGWETDLPVLLAYKQAQSVYTDVIRAALALGGLTEEQRRRQLPRAARRIERALGAARRTLGLTCELSADEVAAVYVRWFGDRPPAVTASAP; from the coding sequence GTGACGCAGGACCACCTGTCCGGCGACCTGGCGCTGCCCGCCGGGCGGGTGGACGCCCAAGTGTCGGCGGCCCGGCGGCGTGCGGCCGCGCTCGTCTCCGACGAGCGGCTCCTGGTGGGCCCGCTCAAGGGCTACCACCATGAGACGTACGCCTTTCCGCTTCCGGACGCCGACGGCTCGGGACGGCAGACCTGGTGGAAGTGCCGGGATCCGCGCGCCGGCCTGTTCTGGTTCGATCTGCGCGCGTTCGCCTCGGAGAAGGAGCTCGTACGGGCCCTGCAGGGGAGCATCACCCGCATCCCCGTGGTGATCGAGCGGGAGGGGGTCTCCCTCTACACCTTCGTCGAGGGGCGGACGCTCGGCGAGGCATGCCCTCCCGGGCAGCCGCTTTCGGGGCGTCACGCGGGGCAGCTCGGGGCCCTGTTCGGCGAACTCGTCTCCGTCCGGCCCGAGTCGGTGGTCGCGTCGGCCGGCCGGGCGGCAGGGCTCCGTCCCGCCGGACGGCAGAACGACTCCGCCGCCTTCCTCGCCCGGCTGATCGACTTCACGGATGCCCACATCTACCAACGGCATCTGCCGCGCTACCACCCGCTCTTCCGGGACCTCGGCATACCCGGCGGCGCCCTCGACGGTCTCCGTGCGGCGGCCGGGGATCTCGTGTCCCGCCCCTTCGCCCTGCTCCACGGCGATCTGCACCGGGAGAACTTCATCGTCGACGCCCGCGACGACCTGTGGACGATCGACTGGGAGCTGGCCATGATCGGTGATCCGCTCTACGACCTGGCCACCCACCTCCATCTGATGCACTACCCGCCCGGGCAGCGGGCGCGGATCACCGGCATCTGGCGCCGCGCGGTCGAGAACGCCCGGCCCGGGAGCTCGGACGGGTGGGAGACGGACCTCCCGGTGCTCCTCGCCTACAAGCAGGCGCAGTCCGTCTACACGGATGTGATCCGGGCGGCGCTGGCCCTCGGCGGGCTCACGGAGGAGCAGCGGCGACGGCAGCTGCCCCGGGCGGCCCGGCGGATCGAGAGGGCGCTGGGGGCCGCGCGCCGGACCCTCGGGCTCACCTGTGAGCTCTCCGCGGACGAGGTGGCCGCCGTGTATGTCCGGTGGTTCGGCGACCGACCGCCCGCCGTCACCGCGTCCGCACCCTGA
- a CDS encoding TetR/AcrR family transcriptional regulator, with protein sequence MTRGNGSQGGTGLPASIEAAWGLRARPVKGPKPGLTLERIVDAAVAVAAAEGLGAVSMGRVAKDLGASTMSLYRYVAAKDELYVLMQEAAMGPPPPLPALEENAGWREALAQWAGAMRRVYHANLWMLRIPIAGPPASPHSVAWWEQGLQALDGTGLGPGEEVSVILLVSGFVRNEALVTGDLGAAVEARGVSETEVMEGYARTLDRLVDPVRHPSLTRLLASEVMWAPDAPDYEFTFGLERVLDGIEALVRSRR encoded by the coding sequence GTGACGCGAGGGAACGGTTCGCAGGGCGGTACGGGCCTGCCGGCCAGCATCGAGGCGGCCTGGGGACTGCGGGCGCGCCCGGTCAAGGGGCCCAAGCCCGGACTGACGCTGGAGCGCATCGTGGACGCCGCGGTGGCGGTGGCGGCGGCCGAGGGGCTCGGCGCGGTGTCGATGGGCCGGGTCGCCAAGGACCTCGGCGCCTCGACGATGTCGCTCTACCGGTACGTCGCCGCCAAGGACGAGCTCTACGTGCTCATGCAGGAGGCGGCCATGGGCCCGCCGCCCCCGCTGCCCGCCCTGGAGGAGAACGCGGGCTGGCGCGAGGCCCTCGCGCAGTGGGCCGGGGCGATGCGCCGCGTCTACCACGCCAACCTCTGGATGCTCCGCATCCCCATCGCGGGACCGCCCGCGAGCCCCCACTCGGTCGCCTGGTGGGAACAGGGCCTCCAGGCCCTCGACGGCACCGGTCTGGGGCCGGGCGAGGAAGTCTCCGTCATCCTTCTGGTCAGTGGTTTCGTGCGGAACGAGGCGCTGGTGACGGGCGATCTCGGCGCCGCCGTCGAGGCCCGCGGCGTCTCGGAGACGGAGGTCATGGAGGGCTACGCCCGCACGCTGGACCGGCTGGTCGATCCCGTACGCCATCCCTCGCTCACCCGGCTGCTGGCCTCCGAGGTGATGTGGGCGCCGGACGCACCCGACTACGAGTTCACGTTCGGCCTCGAACGCGTGCTGGACGGGATCGAGGCGCTGGTCCGGTCCCGGCGGTAG
- the dtd gene encoding D-aminoacyl-tRNA deacylase, with the protein MRAVVQRVDGASVTVAGAGGEDGGREVVGEIVGEGLCVLVGVTHGDTAEKAAQLARKLWSVRILEGEKSCSDVNAPLLVISQFTLYGDARKGRRPTWNAAAPGEIAEPLVDEVVAQLRALGAHVETGRFGADMRVSLTNHGPFTVIVEV; encoded by the coding sequence ATGCGTGCAGTGGTACAGAGGGTGGACGGGGCGAGCGTCACGGTGGCCGGCGCCGGGGGCGAGGACGGCGGTCGCGAGGTCGTCGGCGAAATCGTCGGCGAGGGGCTGTGTGTGCTGGTGGGAGTCACCCACGGCGACACCGCGGAGAAGGCGGCGCAGCTCGCCCGCAAGCTCTGGTCGGTCCGCATCCTGGAGGGCGAGAAGTCCTGCTCCGATGTGAATGCGCCACTTCTGGTGATTTCGCAGTTCACTCTCTACGGGGACGCCCGCAAGGGCCGCAGGCCCACGTGGAACGCAGCGGCGCCCGGCGAGATCGCCGAACCGCTGGTCGACGAGGTCGTGGCGCAGCTGCGGGCGCTGGGCGCGCACGTGGAGACGGGCCGGTTCGGAGCGGACATGCGGGTCTCGCTCACGAACCACGGCCCGTTCACCGTCATCGTCGAGGTCTGA
- a CDS encoding DUF2199 domain-containing protein, which translates to MGYSTMAPDVWDASLESDPDSMLSSDQCIVRHEHYFIKGLIEIPVAGSPEPFSWGVWVSLSRENFGRALDVWETPGRESEKPYFGWLTTELGLYTPRTTNLKTNAHTRPIGRRPFIELEPTDHPLAVEQRTGITFDRVREIAEAVQHAVDGQ; encoded by the coding sequence ATGGGGTACTCGACCATGGCGCCCGACGTCTGGGACGCGAGCCTGGAGAGCGACCCCGACAGCATGCTCTCGTCGGACCAGTGCATCGTCAGACACGAGCACTACTTCATCAAGGGCCTGATCGAGATACCCGTGGCCGGCAGCCCGGAGCCGTTCTCCTGGGGTGTCTGGGTGTCGCTGAGCCGGGAGAACTTCGGCCGCGCCCTCGATGTGTGGGAGACGCCGGGCCGGGAGTCCGAGAAGCCGTACTTCGGCTGGCTCACCACCGAGTTGGGGCTCTACACCCCCCGTACGACCAACCTCAAGACCAATGCGCACACCCGTCCGATCGGCCGGCGCCCGTTCATCGAGCTGGAGCCCACCGATCATCCGCTGGCCGTCGAGCAGCGCACGGGCATCACGTTCGACCGGGTCCGGGAGATAGCGGAAGCGGTGCAGCATGCCGTGGACGGCCAGTAG
- a CDS encoding asparaginase — translation MTSSAVPSPPSGISGPAPALPVLAEVVRSGFVEGRHRGSLVVLAADGSVELSLGDPAAPVFPRSSNKPMQAAAVLRAGLDLSGERLALAAASHSGEGFHLDLVRKMLTEHGLSPDDLQTPPDLPLDPVEAETYLAAGHVRERITMNCSGKHAAMLAVCLHNGWDPATYLDPAHPLQQLVHRVVEEAAGEPVAAVGTDGCGAPLMAISLVGLARAFRTFVTAEQGTAERRVADAMRAHPEYVAGTRRPDTWLMREVPGTLSKMGAEAVQAVALADGRALAFKIDDGSTRALGPVLARALGLLGVDAPVVSRIGRAPLLGGSAEVGQIRAAF, via the coding sequence ATGACCTCCAGCGCAGTCCCGTCGCCCCCGTCCGGCATATCCGGCCCGGCTCCCGCCCTGCCCGTGCTGGCCGAGGTCGTCCGGTCCGGTTTCGTGGAGGGCCGTCACCGGGGCTCCCTGGTGGTCCTGGCCGCCGACGGCAGCGTGGAACTGTCCCTGGGCGATCCGGCGGCCCCGGTCTTCCCGCGTTCCTCCAACAAGCCGATGCAGGCCGCGGCGGTGCTGCGGGCCGGTCTCGACCTGTCCGGGGAGCGGCTGGCACTGGCTGCCGCGAGCCATTCGGGCGAGGGCTTCCACCTCGATCTCGTACGCAAGATGCTCACCGAGCACGGGCTGTCGCCCGACGATCTGCAGACCCCGCCGGATCTGCCGCTGGACCCGGTCGAGGCGGAGACGTACCTCGCCGCGGGCCACGTCCGGGAGCGGATCACGATGAACTGCTCCGGCAAGCACGCGGCGATGCTCGCGGTGTGCCTGCACAACGGCTGGGACCCGGCCACCTACCTCGACCCGGCCCACCCGCTCCAGCAGCTGGTCCACCGGGTCGTGGAGGAGGCGGCGGGCGAGCCGGTCGCGGCGGTCGGCACGGACGGCTGCGGGGCGCCGCTGATGGCGATCTCGCTGGTGGGTCTCGCGCGGGCGTTCCGTACGTTCGTCACGGCGGAGCAGGGCACGGCCGAGCGCCGGGTGGCGGACGCGATGCGCGCCCATCCCGAGTACGTGGCCGGCACCCGGCGGCCCGACACCTGGCTGATGCGGGAGGTGCCGGGCACGCTGTCCAAGATGGGGGCGGAGGCGGTCCAGGCGGTGGCGCTGGCGGACGGCCGGGCACTGGCCTTCAAGATCGACGACGGTTCGACCCGGGCACTGGGTCCGGTGCTGGCCCGGGCGCTGGGCCTGCTGGGCGTGGACGCGCCGGTGGTGTCGCGGATCGGCCGGGCACCGCTGCTGGGCGGCAGCGCGGAGGTCGGGCAGATCAGGGCGGCGTTCTGA
- a CDS encoding ABC transporter substrate-binding protein, translating into MSTHGTGQPPGAVPVARPGVNSSVSTSTAASTSTMRPPVQRTGHGSEDGSAGAAAPDLGALRLPELRALRRDSQRDEADLSYVRRLVQGRVDILRAELARRRDPESPVVDRLSEILADTPSLHRSSARHVTLSTPRSDEYRKLAAETLAEVELSDLDARTDEELHTAMGRLVRYEQQVSRRRARLQRTADDCSAEIARRYRDGEAQVDDLLA; encoded by the coding sequence ATGAGCACGCATGGAACCGGGCAGCCCCCGGGCGCAGTGCCGGTCGCGCGCCCCGGCGTCAACAGCAGTGTCAGTACGAGTACGGCTGCGAGTACGAGCACCATGCGGCCACCTGTTCAGCGGACCGGGCACGGCTCCGAGGACGGGTCCGCGGGGGCGGCCGCGCCCGATCTGGGCGCGCTGCGGCTGCCGGAGCTGCGTGCGCTGCGGCGCGACTCGCAGCGTGACGAGGCCGATCTCAGCTATGTGCGGCGGCTCGTCCAGGGGCGCGTCGACATCCTGCGGGCCGAGCTGGCCCGGCGCCGGGACCCCGAGTCGCCGGTGGTGGACCGGCTCTCGGAGATCCTCGCCGACACCCCGTCGCTGCACCGCTCCTCCGCCCGGCACGTCACGCTGAGCACGCCGCGCAGCGACGAGTACCGGAAGCTGGCGGCCGAGACGCTCGCCGAGGTCGAACTCTCCGACCTCGACGCCCGGACGGACGAAGAGCTGCACACCGCCATGGGGCGCCTGGTCCGCTACGAACAGCAGGTCTCCCGGCGCCGGGCACGGCTCCAGCGCACCGCGGACGATTGCAGTGCGGAGATCGCCCGCAGGTACCGTGACGGGGAAGCACAAGTAGACGACCTGCTCGCCTGA
- a CDS encoding GNAT family N-acetyltransferase gives MTSLDVRTVAESELHDWLRALNTGFLRAPTPSDEEVAGRLPYLDLARMQGVFDEGRCVATFRSFAQEMTVVGGATVPTDAVTNVTVTPTHRRRGLLSRMMATDLAAAKERGDVAATLIAAEYPIYGRYGFGPAAWTTEWEVDVPRTGLDPHRRVPSAEDGGRIDLVDGAEVRKLGPVLHDRLRARQHGAVSRGERWWDLVTGEVLFPHDTWTEPFYAVYRGADGTVDGLLVYRSDDNWGDAKQPLNRATVRSLIAVTPAAERALWHFLCSIDWISTIRTGHRAPDDLLPLLLPDPRAARVVTHADFMWVRVLDVVRALEARTYAVPGSLVLDIHDSTGLTAGRFHLDATREGATCTPTTRSADLAMDVRELGTLYLGDESPLRLAALGRIEELTPGAAARADGVLRAGRRAWCPDVF, from the coding sequence ATGACCAGCCTCGATGTCCGTACCGTCGCCGAATCCGAGCTCCACGACTGGCTCCGCGCTCTGAACACCGGTTTCCTGCGGGCGCCGACACCGTCGGACGAGGAGGTGGCAGGCCGGTTGCCGTACCTGGACCTGGCACGCATGCAAGGGGTGTTCGACGAGGGGCGGTGCGTGGCGACGTTCCGTTCGTTCGCGCAGGAGATGACGGTCGTCGGCGGTGCCACGGTGCCGACGGACGCGGTCACCAACGTCACGGTGACGCCCACGCACCGCCGCCGCGGGCTGCTCTCGCGGATGATGGCGACGGACCTGGCGGCGGCGAAGGAGCGCGGCGATGTGGCGGCCACGCTGATCGCCGCCGAGTACCCGATCTACGGGCGGTACGGCTTCGGCCCGGCGGCGTGGACCACCGAGTGGGAGGTCGACGTCCCCCGGACGGGCCTCGACCCGCACCGCAGGGTCCCGTCGGCCGAGGACGGCGGCCGGATCGACCTGGTCGACGGCGCGGAGGTCCGCAAGCTGGGGCCGGTGCTCCACGACCGGCTGCGGGCCCGGCAGCACGGGGCGGTGAGCCGCGGCGAACGCTGGTGGGACCTCGTCACCGGTGAGGTGCTCTTCCCGCACGACACCTGGACCGAGCCGTTCTACGCCGTCTACCGCGGGGCCGATGGCACCGTCGACGGCCTGCTGGTCTACCGCTCCGACGACAACTGGGGCGACGCCAAGCAGCCGCTGAACCGGGCGACGGTGCGCAGCCTGATCGCGGTGACCCCGGCGGCGGAGCGGGCACTGTGGCACTTCCTGTGCTCCATCGACTGGATCTCCACGATCCGCACCGGCCACCGCGCCCCCGACGACCTGCTCCCGCTCCTCCTCCCGGACCCGCGCGCGGCCCGCGTGGTGACGCACGCCGACTTCATGTGGGTCCGCGTCCTCGACGTCGTACGCGCCCTGGAGGCCCGTACCTACGCGGTCCCCGGCTCGCTCGTCCTGGACATCCACGACTCGACGGGCCTCACCGCGGGCCGCTTCCACCTGGATGCCACGCGCGAGGGCGCGACGTGCACCCCGACGACGCGGTCGGCCGATCTGGCGATGGACGTACGGGAGCTGGGCACGCTGTACCTCGGCGACGAGTCGCCCCTGCGGCTGGCGGCCCTGGGCCGCATCGAGGAGCTGACCCCGGGCGCCGCGGCTCGCGCGGACGGGGTGCTGAGGGCGGGGCGGCGGGCCTGGTGCCCGGATGTGTTCTAG
- a CDS encoding ABC transporter permease, translating into MSETLTAPLARAGTMAGRSLRISRRNTDALITSLMLPVLLMLIFVYFFGGAIDTGAPHSSYVTYVVPGVLLMCAGFGSASTAVAVSEDMQNGIIDRFRSLDIGGAAILAGHVAASTARNLVSTTVVLGVALLIGFRPSATPTGWLTALAVLTTYIVALSWLSAAIGLLARTPEAAGGFTFLMSFLPYPSSAFVPVDSMPTWLHAFADHQPVTPAIESLRALLLNQPAGNTPWIALGWATGLLLLAIGLSGALFRVRTR; encoded by the coding sequence ATGTCTGAGACCCTCACCGCGCCCCTGGCCCGCGCCGGCACCATGGCGGGCCGATCTCTGCGGATCAGCAGGCGCAACACCGACGCGCTCATCACCTCGCTGATGCTGCCGGTCCTGCTGATGCTGATCTTCGTCTACTTCTTCGGCGGCGCGATCGACACCGGCGCCCCGCACTCCTCGTACGTCACCTACGTCGTCCCCGGTGTCCTGCTCATGTGCGCGGGCTTCGGCTCCGCGAGCACCGCCGTGGCCGTCAGCGAGGACATGCAGAACGGCATCATCGACCGCTTCCGCTCCCTGGACATCGGCGGCGCCGCCATCCTGGCCGGCCATGTCGCCGCGAGCACGGCCCGCAATCTGGTCTCCACCACCGTGGTCCTGGGCGTCGCCCTCCTGATCGGCTTCCGCCCCAGCGCCACCCCCACCGGCTGGCTCACCGCACTCGCCGTCCTGACCACGTACATCGTCGCGCTGTCCTGGCTCTCCGCGGCCATCGGCCTGCTCGCCAGGACCCCCGAGGCGGCAGGCGGATTCACCTTCCTGATGTCGTTCCTCCCCTACCCGAGCAGCGCCTTCGTCCCGGTCGACTCCATGCCCACCTGGCTCCACGCCTTCGCCGACCACCAGCCGGTCACCCCGGCCATCGAGTCCCTGCGCGCCCTCCTCCTGAACCAGCCGGCCGGCAACACCCCCTGGATCGCCCTCGGCTGGGCCACGGGCCTGCTGCTGCTCGCGATCGGCCTGTCGGGGGCACTGTTCAGGGTGCGGACGCGGTGA
- a CDS encoding winged helix-turn-helix domain-containing protein: MTNREHDLAEGDFIYQRVADELRQGISGEEWGPGDRLPTRAQLAERFDVSPATINEALKRLRGEGLIVTRQGSGTFVRGGPHGDGRAASQGARAGEGAGGPGGPWAVMAEGVKPVKLGPYLAEAFEASEVTLDVFSMTTETLAKRVSDLKDRFIQENIPPPRSIKARLMLPDCDSPMLTIPRRVDGEDDPRVRQRLKSILQSHATMFQEALFELQRCDPAPEVDVEVRVVPCSPQMKLYILNRSLALQGFYVVDVGSIPLPPGREEVRIYDAYGTGATLFPYRVAATAKTAGSGQRDIVQECQAFFDSYWNHQATRVDL; the protein is encoded by the coding sequence GTGACGAATCGTGAGCATGACTTGGCTGAAGGTGACTTCATCTATCAGCGCGTCGCCGACGAGCTGCGTCAGGGCATCAGCGGCGAGGAGTGGGGGCCGGGCGACCGTCTGCCCACGCGCGCCCAGCTCGCCGAGCGGTTCGACGTCTCGCCCGCCACGATCAACGAGGCGCTGAAGCGCTTGCGCGGCGAGGGCCTGATCGTCACCCGGCAGGGCAGTGGCACCTTCGTCCGCGGCGGACCGCATGGTGACGGGCGTGCGGCGTCGCAGGGGGCCCGTGCCGGTGAGGGCGCCGGGGGGCCGGGCGGTCCCTGGGCCGTGATGGCCGAGGGCGTCAAGCCCGTGAAGCTCGGACCGTATCTGGCCGAGGCGTTCGAGGCGTCCGAGGTGACGCTCGATGTCTTCTCGATGACCACGGAGACGCTGGCCAAGCGGGTGTCGGACCTGAAGGACCGGTTCATCCAGGAGAACATCCCGCCGCCCCGCAGCATCAAGGCCCGGCTGATGCTTCCGGACTGCGACTCCCCGATGCTGACCATTCCCCGCAGGGTCGACGGCGAGGACGACCCCCGCGTGCGGCAGCGGTTGAAGTCGATCCTGCAGAGCCACGCGACGATGTTCCAGGAGGCGTTGTTCGAGCTCCAGCGCTGCGACCCCGCGCCGGAAGTGGACGTCGAGGTGCGAGTGGTGCCGTGCTCGCCCCAGATGAAGTTGTACATTCTGAACCGCAGCCTGGCGCTGCAGGGCTTCTACGTCGTGGATGTGGGCAGCATCCCGCTCCCTCCGGGACGTGAGGAGGTCCGGATATACGACGCGTACGGCACGGGAGCCACCCTCTTTCCGTACCGTGTCGCGGCGACGGCGAAGACCGCCGGGAGCGGACAGCGCGACATCGTGCAGGAGTGCCAGGCGTTCTTCGATTCGTACTGGAATCACCAGGCCACGAGGGTGGATCTCTGA
- a CDS encoding HAD family phosphatase gives MLSPVAAPVRDEAQAVRRARNLLARAQCLVWDFDGPMVRLFVSEQGSGDSEAHLIADELIGIAAQHGPVPDEVRGNPDPHGVFRRYDRLAHRPGATERARAIVVEMRHALTARELKAAEHATPTPGADRLVRAWHALGRGLAVASNNHADAVRRYLERTSLDRYFGGAPVIGRCDADTRRMKPDPWVLNGVVAATGLGVDGHVMIGDSTADLGAAGAIGMPFIGYHRDRAGRDALTAAGARTVVGSMAVLADAAEALSAQVR, from the coding sequence GTGCTGTCCCCAGTTGCTGCCCCTGTACGTGACGAGGCCCAGGCCGTCCGGCGTGCGCGGAATCTGCTCGCCCGTGCCCAGTGCCTCGTCTGGGACTTCGACGGGCCCATGGTCCGGCTCTTCGTCAGCGAGCAGGGGAGCGGGGACAGCGAGGCGCACCTGATCGCCGACGAGCTCATCGGCATCGCCGCGCAGCACGGCCCCGTGCCGGACGAGGTGCGGGGTAATCCGGACCCGCACGGTGTCTTCCGGCGGTACGACCGGCTGGCGCATCGGCCGGGTGCCACGGAACGGGCGCGCGCGATCGTGGTGGAGATGCGCCACGCGCTCACCGCCCGGGAGCTGAAGGCCGCCGAACACGCTACCCCCACCCCCGGGGCGGACCGGCTCGTCAGGGCCTGGCACGCGCTCGGCCGAGGGCTCGCCGTGGCGTCCAACAACCATGCGGACGCGGTGCGGCGCTATCTGGAACGCACTTCGCTGGACCGGTACTTCGGGGGCGCACCGGTCATCGGGCGCTGCGATGCCGACACCCGGCGGATGAAGCCCGATCCCTGGGTGCTGAACGGGGTCGTCGCCGCGACGGGTCTCGGTGTCGACGGCCATGTGATGATCGGCGACTCCACCGCCGATCTGGGGGCGGCCGGTGCGATCGGCATGCCGTTCATCGGCTATCACCGGGATCGGGCGGGGCGGGACGCCCTGACGGCGGCCGGTGCGCGTACGGTCGTGGGCTCCATGGCGGTGCTGGCCGATGCCGCCGAGGCGTTGTCGGCGCAAGTGCGCTGA
- a CDS encoding ATP-binding cassette domain-containing protein, with translation MPSSAMIEAHGLTKSYGRSAPPVLHGIDLRVDRATVFALLGPNGAGKTTVVRILATLTAADSGTARVAGYDVVADRSRVRRAISLTGQYAAVDEAQTGEENLRMMARLAGRSRADARRRAADLLERFGLTEAARRPARTYSGGMRRRLDLAAGLVGSPLPEVFFLDEPTTGLDPRSRQELWQVVRDLAAEGATVLLTTQYLEEADRLADRIAVLDHGRTVAEGTAETLKSRVAGHRLDVVLADRAAYLRLTHRAVHHAPSTLTLGLPTDGSAAHVRALLDEIDPAGTAVERFSLHSATLDDVFLALTTTKETRTAHV, from the coding sequence ATGCCGTCGTCCGCCATGATCGAGGCCCACGGCCTCACCAAGTCGTACGGAAGATCCGCGCCACCCGTCCTGCACGGCATCGACCTACGGGTGGACCGCGCCACCGTCTTCGCCCTGCTCGGCCCCAACGGCGCGGGCAAGACCACCGTCGTCCGCATCCTGGCCACGCTCACCGCGGCCGACAGCGGCACGGCCCGTGTCGCCGGGTACGACGTCGTCGCCGACCGGAGCCGGGTCCGCCGCGCGATCAGCCTGACCGGCCAGTACGCCGCCGTCGACGAGGCCCAGACCGGCGAGGAGAACCTGCGCATGATGGCCCGGCTGGCCGGCCGCTCCCGCGCGGACGCCCGCCGCCGCGCCGCCGACCTCCTCGAACGCTTCGGCCTGACCGAGGCGGCCCGCCGCCCCGCCCGTACGTACTCCGGCGGCATGAGGCGCAGGCTCGACCTGGCGGCCGGGCTCGTCGGCAGCCCGCTGCCGGAGGTGTTCTTCCTGGACGAGCCGACGACCGGCCTCGATCCGCGCAGCCGCCAGGAACTCTGGCAGGTGGTCCGCGACCTCGCCGCCGAGGGCGCCACGGTCCTGCTCACCACCCAGTACCTGGAGGAGGCCGACCGGCTGGCCGACCGCATCGCCGTCCTGGACCACGGACGCACGGTCGCCGAGGGCACCGCCGAGACCCTCAAGTCCCGCGTCGCCGGTCACCGCCTCGACGTGGTCCTGGCCGACCGGGCGGCCTACCTCCGCCTCACCCACCGCGCGGTGCACCACGCACCCTCGACGCTCACCCTCGGCCTGCCGACCGACGGCTCGGCGGCCCATGTCCGGGCCCTGCTCGACGAGATCGACCCGGCCGGGACGGCGGTCGAACGGTTCTCCCTGCACAGCGCCACGCTCGACGACGTCTTCCTGGCCCTCACCACGACGAAGGAGACCCGGACCGCCCATGTCTGA